Genomic window (Pseudomonas xantholysinigenes):
AAAAGGATCTGGCCTTCATGCGCCGGGCCTACCCGTTTCAGGCAGCTACCTGACCTGGCCCAGATTGGCCTCACTCATGTCCAATTCGCCCAGCACCTGCCTCACCACCTCATCCCCCACCAGGTGCTGGCGATGCAGTTCGTAGAGTTCCAGGCGCTGGGCGCGTAGCGCGCGCACGCGCAAACGGCGTTCCAGCAGGTCCATCTGCTCAGCCAGCGCCCGCGCCTCGGCAGTGTCGTTGTAGCTGTCCAGTTCATCCCGATATTCGGCCATCAGCCGCGCCTTGAGTTCGGTCGCCAGGGTCGCCTGGGCGGCATCCTGTGGCGCGTTGGCGTCGGTCACTTCTTCAGCCTCCAGGGCATGGATGGCCGCCTCGGCGGTGCGCCGCCAGGCCTCCTGGACTTCCTGGCGCAAACGCTCATCCGGGCTCTTGGTCACGCCGCGCAGCAGGATCGGCAAGGCGATCACGGCGCTGACCAGCGACAACAGAATCACCCCGGCGGCAATGAAGATCAGCAGATCGCGCTCGGGAAAGGCCTTGCCGGCGCCCATCAGCAGTGGCACCGACATCACGCCCGCGAGGGTCACCGCCCCGCGTACGCCACCAAAGGTCAACAGCCAGCAGGAACGCGCGGTCGGCATCATCACCAAGGCCGGCTTGCCCCGCCAGCGCCGCACCAGCCCGGTCATGCGCCAAATGCTCTGTACCCAGACGAAACGCAGCATCACCAGGGTGACGAAGATCGCCAGTACATCCAGGCAACGCCAGGCCAGGGTCGGCCAGACAGTCGCCTCGTCGGTGACCACGGCCTTGATGATGTCCGGCAACTGCAGCCCCAACAACAGGAAGATCAGGCCATTGAAGGCAAACTCCAGCAACGACCAGACACTCCGGTTGAGCAGGCGGGTGCTGGTCTGCCGCGGCAGCAGGTCAAGCCAGCTCTGCATCATGCCCGCGGCCACCGCCGAGAGGATGCCCGACACGCCTAGGCGCTCGGCCAGCACGTAGGCGGCGAAGGGCAGCAACAGCATGAACACCACATGGGTGGCCGGGTCGTCCCAGCCCCGAGTGATCATCCACATGCGCAGGCGCCCCACCAGCCAGCTGAGCGCCACGCCCACCGCCAAGCCGCCAAGGGCGACCAGGACAAAGGTCAGGCTGGCTTCGGCCAGCGAGAACACCCCGGTGACGGCCGCCACCAGGGCGAACTTGAACGTCACCAGGCCCGACGCGTCGTTCATCAGCGCCTCGCCCTGGAGCATGCGCATCAATGGGGTTGGCAGGCGATCCTGGGTGATGGCCGATACGGCCACGGCATCAGTGGGCGACAACACCGCCGCCAGGGCGAAGGCCACCGGCAACGGGATGCTGGGCAACAACCAGTGGATGAAATAGCCCGCGCCCACCACGGTGAACAGCACCAACCCCACGGCCAGGCCGACCACTGGCCCGCGCAGGCGCCACAGCTCGCGCTTGGGCATGCGCCAGCCATCGGCGAACAGCAGCGGTGGCAGGAACAGGAACAGGAACAGCTCCGGGTCCAGTGCCACGTGCAGGCCCAGGGTCGGCCAGGCCAACAAGGCGCCAGCGGCGATCTGCACCAGTGGCAACGGCAGTGGCAACAAGCGCCCCACCAGTTTCGACACGCTCACCAGCATCAGCAGGATAAGAACGGTATAGGCTGACTGCATCGGCAAGCTTCCTGTGTAATCCGAAAAACGACAGCGGAGGGCGAGACATCGCCATTGAAACAATATGTTAGCGGTCAGTATCGACAACCGACCGCTGCACGAAGGTCGCAGGCGCAGGGCAAATATGTAACACAATGATACATGGCGACGGCTGCCCCCTGGGCAGCACCGGCTTGAATCACTGAGCGAGCCGCGTATACTTCACCCATAACGAATAACGTTAAGCATTCAGATCGCATGATTCGAAGCTTCCGCTGCGCCGAGACGCAAACCTTGTTCACCACCGGCAAGACCCGCCGCTGGTCGCAGATCAAGTCCATCGCCGAGCGCAAGCTGGCCATGCTCGATGCCGCCAAGGCTCTGCGTGACCTGCGCTCGCCTCCCGGCAACCGCCTCGAACAGTTGTCCGGCGATCGCAGCGGGCAACACAGCATCCGAATCAACGATCAGTGCCGCATCTGCTTCAACTGGAGCGACGAAGGCCCGGCAAACGTTGAAATCATCGACTACCACTGAGGTGCATCATGCTCACTAACGGTATGCGTCCCATCCATCCCGGCGAAGTCCTGCGTGAGGACTTCCAGAAGGAACTGGGCCTGAGCGCCGCCGCCCTGGCACGCGCGCTCGGTGTCGCTACTCCAACCGTCAACAACATCCTGCGCGAACGCGGTGGCGTGTCCGCCGACATGGCGTTGCGCCTGTCGATCTGCCTGGACACCACGCCGGAGTTCTGGCTCAACCTGCAGTCAGCGTTCGATCTGCGCACCGCCCAACAACAGCATGGCGATGAAATCATCGGCTCAGTCCAGCGCCTGGTCGCCTGAGCCCCGCCATGGGCGTGGCGCGGTAACGATCGATACCGCATAATCCAGCAATCATTTTTCGGGAGATTCCGGGGAGGATCTGGGTTGACCAAGCCTTCCCGATGCATTCAATGACGTACACTCTTTACGGCATCAAAGCCTGCGACACCATGAAAAAGGCCCGCACCTGGCTTGAAGAAAAGGCCATCGGCTACGACTTCCACGACTACAAGACCCAAGGCATCGACCGCGACAGCCTCAACCGCTGGTGCGACGAGCACGGCTGGGAAGTCGTGCTGAACCGCGCCGGGACCACCTTCCGCAAGCTCGACGACGCCAGCAAGGCCGACCTCGACCAGGCCAAGGCCGTCGAACTGATGCTCGCCCAACCGTCGATGATCAAGCGCCCGGTGCTCGACCTTGGCGACCGCACCCTGGTCGGCTTCAAGCCCGACCAGTACGCCGCGGCGCTGGCCTGATCCCGCATTACGCTCCCCCCCTTTTCGCACGAGGTAATCGCATGTCTCAATCGCTGTTCAGCCTGGCCTTCGGTGTCGGCACCCAGAACCGCCAGGGCGCCTGGCTGGAAGTCTTCTACGCGCAGCCTGTGCTCAAGCCCTCCGCCGAGCTGGTCGCCGCGATCGCGCCGATCCTTGGTTACGAAGGCGGCAACCAGGCCATCGCCTTCACCACCGCCCAAGCCGCGCAACTGGCTGAAGCCGTGAAGGGCGTCGACGCCGCCCAGGCCGCCCTGCTGACCCGCCTGGCCGAAAGCCACAAGCCGCTGGTCGCCACCGTGCTGGCCGAGGACGCCGCGCTGGCCTCCACGCCAGAGGCCTACCTCAAGCTGCACCTGCTGTCGCACCGCCTGGTCAAGCCGCACGGTGTATCGCTGGCCGGCATTTTCCCGCTGCTGCCGAACGTCGCCTGGACCAACCAGGGCGCCATCGACCTGGCCGAACTGGCCGAACAGCAACTGGAAGCGCGCCTGAAGGGCGAGCTGCTGGAAGTGTTCTCGGTGGACAAGTTCCCGAAGATGACCGACTACGTGGTTCCGGCCGGCGTGCGCATCGCCGACACCGCCCGTGTGCGCCTGGGCGCCTACATCGGCGAAGGCACCACCATCATGCACGAGGGCTTCGTCAACTTTAACGCCGGCACCGAAGGCCCGGGCATGATCGAAGGTCGCGTGTCGGCCGGCGTGTTCGTTGGCAAGGGCTCGGACCTGGGCGGCGGCTGCTCGACCATGGGCACCCTGTCCGGTGGCGGCAACATCGTCATCAAGGTTGGCGAAGGCTGCCTGATCGGCGCCAACGCCGGTATCGGCATCCCGCTGGGCGACCGCAACACCGTCGAGGCCGGCCTGTACATCACCGCCGGCACCAAGGTGAACCTGCTGGATGAAAACAACCAGCTGGTCAAGGTGGTCAAGGCCCGCGACCTGGCCGGCCAGACCGACCTGCTGTTCCGCCGCAACTCGCTCAACGGCGCGGTGGAATGCAAGACCCACAAGTCGGCCATCGAGCTGAACGAGGCACTGCACGCCCACAACTGAGAACGTGCAGGTGTGAAGTGATAAGATCGGGTCTTGCCGTTACGGGCAGACCCGATTTTTCATTCCAGGCCCCCGCGATCATGTTCCAGCCCTCCCCCTGGCGTGCCGATTTTCCCGCCATCGCCGCATTGCACCGGCAGCACCAGACCTATCTGGACAGCGCCGCCACCACGCAGAAACCACAGGCCCTGCTCGACGCCCTGAGCCACTACTATGGCCATGGCGCGGCCAATGTGCACCGTGCCCAGCATCTGCCCGGCGCCCTGGCAACCCAGGCCTTCGAGGCGACCCGCGACAAGACCGCCGCCTGGCTCAACGCCGCCGACGCTCGGCAGATCGTCTTCACCCACGGTGCCACCTCTGCCCTGAACCTGTTGGCCTATGGCCTGGAACACCGCTTCGAGGCCGGCGATGAAATCGCCGTCAGCGCCCTGGAGCATCACGCCAACCTGTTGCCCTGGCAGCAGTTGGCACAGCGGCGCAACCTGCGCCTGGTGGTGCTGCCAGTGAACGATCACGGCCATGTCGACCTGGATCAGGCCCTGCAACTGATCGGCCCGCGCACCCGCCTGCTCGCCATCAGCCAGCTGTCCAACGTGCTGGGCACCTGGCAACCGCTGGCACCGCTGCTCAGCCATGCCCGCGCCCAGGGCGCGCTGAGCGTGGTCGATGGCGCCCAGGGCGTGGTGCATGGCCGTCACGATGTGCAACAGCTGGACTGTGATTTCTACGTGTTCTCCAGCCACAAGCTCTACGGCCCGGAAGGCGTCGGCGTGCTGTATGGCCGTGCCCAGGCACTGGCGCTGCTGCGCCACTGGCAGTTCGGCGGCGAAATGGTCCAGCTGGCGGACTACCAGAGCGCCAGCTTCCGTCCGGCGCCATTGGGATTCGAAGCCGGCACCCCGCCCATCGCCGGGGTGATCGGGCTGGGCGCCACCCTGGACTACCTGGCCAGCCTGGATGCCAATGCCGTCGCCAACCATGAAAGCAGCCTGCACCAACACCTGCTGCGTGGCCTGGCCGATCGCGAGGGCATTCGTGTGCTGGGGGCGCCACAAACAGCGTTGGTCAGTTTCGTCATCGAGGGCGTGCACAATGCCGATATCGCCCACCTGTTGACCGAACAAGGCATTGCCGTGCGTGCCGGGCATCATTGCGCCATGCCCTTGCTCAAGGGGCTGGGGTTGGACGGTGCGATCCGTGTTTCCCTCGGGCTCTATACCGACAGCGATGACCTGCAACGCTTCTTCGACGCACTCGACCAGGGCCTGGAGCTGCTGCGATGAGCTTGTCGGCAGAGGCCAGCCAGGCGCTGGAAAGCTTCCAGCAGGCGCGCGGCTGGGAGCAGCGAGCGCGGTTGTTGATGCAGTGGGGTGATCGGCTGGAACCGCTGGACGACAGCGAGAAGACCGAGGCCAACCAAGTGCACGGCTGTGAAAGCCTGGTATGGCTGGTGGCCCGACAGGAAAATGGTCAATGGCATTACAAAGCCGCTAGTGATGCACGGCTGCTGCGCGGTTTGCTGGCACTACTGCTGGTGCGGGTGCAAGGCCTGGCCAGTGATGAACTGGCCGCAGTCGATCTGGGCGACTGGTTCAGCAGCCTTGGGTTGGAGCGCCAGCTGTCGCCGTCGCGTAGCAATGGGCTGCATGCGGTGCTGTTGAAGATGACCGAGTTGGCGACCGCCCACTAAAGGCAGCACTCGCCCTTGTGGGAGCGGCCTTGCGCCGCGAAAGGGCTGCAAACAGCCCCGGCGATAATGATTACTCCGCAGCAAGGCCGCTCCTAGAGGGCCTTAACCCGCTCCGCCGGTCGCCGCGCCCCGGCCACCAACTTCTCCACCGCCTTGCTCGCCGCCACCATGCCGAAGCTGGCGGTGACCATCATCACCGCGCCAAACCCGCCCGCGCAATCCAGGCGCACCCCCTCGCCAACGAAGCTCTTCTGCAGGCACACGCTGCCATCGCCCTTGGGGTAGCGCAGCTGCTCGCTGGAGAACACACAAGGCACACCATAGTTGCGGCTGGTGTTGCGCGAGAAGTTGTAGTCCCGGCGCAAGGTCGAGCGCACCCGCGAAGCCAACGGGTCGTTGAAGGTCTTGTTCAGGTCGCCGATCTGGATCTGTGTCGGGTCGATCTGCCCACCGGCACCACCGGTGGTGACGACACCGATCTTGCGCCGCCGACACCAGGCGATCAACGCGGCCTTGGCCATCACGCTGTCGATGCAGTCGATGACGTAGTCCAACTGCTCGGTGATGTACTCGGCCATGGTCTCGCGCGTGACGAAATCGGCCACCGCATGCACCGTGCAAGCCGGGTTGATGGCGCGCAGGCGCTCGGCCATCACCTCGACCTTGGCGCGTCCGACCTGGCCCTCGAGGGCATGGGCCTGGCGGTTGGTGTTGCTGACGCAGACATCATCGAGGTCGAACAGGGTGATCTCGCCCACGCCGCTGCGGGCCATGGCTTCGGCCGCCCACGAGCCGACCCCGCCGATTCCGACGATGGCCACATGGGCCTGGCGCAGGCGCTGCAGGCCATCGTCGCCGTAGAGCCGGGCGACGCCGGCGAAGCGTGGGTCTTCTGTGCTCATGGTGCTACCTCGAAAAAACCGGCGCGCATTATAGGCCAAGCCGTCTGATTCGGGGACGGCGTTGGCAAGAGTCCGACCAAGCCTGCTTTAATGTCCTATCACGCAAGAAGATCTGAACGACAATCGAGCAGGCGCAGAACTTCATCCCAAGGCGAAAATCCAACACATGGCCTGCCTTGCCAGTGTAGGACTCGCAGCCCGACGCCCCGCTCCCTCTTCGGAACCAAGAACACCTATGTCATCACGCAAATTCGGTCTCAACCTAGTAGTGGTGCTGGCCATCGCCGCGCTGTTCACCGGGTTCTGGGCCCTGGTCAACCGCCCGGTATCCGCCCCCGCCTGGCCGGAACAGATTTCCGGTTTTTCCTACTCGCCATTCCGCCTGGGGCAAAGCCCGCAAAAGGGCCAGTACCCCAGCGAGGATGAGATTCGCCAGGATCTGGAGCAGCTCAACAAGCTGACCGACAACATCCGTATCTACACCGTCGAGGGCACCCAGGCCGAAGTCCCGCGCCTGGCCGAGGAGCTTGGCCTGCGGGTGACCCTGGGCATCTGGATCAGCAACGACCTGGAGCGCAACGAGCGCGAAATCGAAAAAGCCATCGGCCTGGCCAACACCTCACGCAGCGTGGTGCGGGTGGTGGTCGGCAACGAGGCGCTGTTCCGCGAAGAGGTCACCACCGCGCAGCTGATCGGTTACCTCGACCGGGTCCGCGCCGCGGTCAAGGTGCCAGTGACCACCAGTGAGCAGTGGCATATCTGGAAGGAACACCCCGAGCTGGCCAAGCACGTCGACCTGATCGCCGCGCACATCCTGCCGTACTGGGAATTCGTGCCGATGAAGGACTCGGTGCAGTTCGTCCTCGACCGCGCCCGCGAGCTGCGCAAGCAGTTCCCGCGCAAGCCGCTGCTGCTCTCGGAAGTCGGCTGGCCAAGCAACGGCCGCATGCGCGGCGGCGCCGACGCCACCCAGGCCGACCAGGCCATTTACCTGCGCACCCTGGTCAACACCCTCAACCGCCGTGGCTACAACTACTTCGTCATCGAAGCCTACGACCAACCGTGGAAGGCCAGCGACGAAGGCTCGGTAGGTGCCTACTGGGGCGTATACAACGCCGAGCGCCAGCAGAAATTCAACTTCGAGGGGCCGATCGTGGCGATCCCGCAGTGGCGCGCCCTGGCCGTGGCCTCGGTGGTGCTGGCGATGATCGCCCTGGCCATCCTGCTGATCGACGGCTCGGCGCTGCGCCAGCGTGGGCGGACCTTCCTCACTTTCATCACCTTCCTGTGCGGCTCGGTCCTGGTGTGGATCGCCTACGACTACAGCCAGCAATACAGCACCTGGTTCAGCCTGACCGTGGGCGTGCTGCTGGCGCTCGGCGCCCTGGGCGTGTTCATCGTGCTGCTGACCGAAGCCCATGAGCTGGCCGAGGCGGTGTGGATCCACAAACGTCGCCGGGAGTTCCTGCCGGTGCAGGGCGATAGCGCCTATCGCCCCAAAGTATCTGTGCATGTGCCGTGCTACAACGAGCCGCCAGAGATGGTCAAGCAGACCCTCGACGCCCTCGCCGCCCTGGACTATCCGGACTACGAAGTGCTGGTGATCGACAACAACACCAAGGACCCGGCGGTGTGGGAACCATTGCAGGCCCATTGCGAAAAACTCGGCGAGCGCTTCAAGTTCTTCCATGTCGCGCCCCTGGCCGGCTTCAAGGGCGGCGCGCTGAACTACCTGATCCCGCACACGGCCCAGGATGCCGAGGTGATCGCGGTGATCGACTCGGACTACTGCGTCGACCGCAACTGGCTCAAGCACATGGTGCCGCATTTCGCGGACCCGAAGATCGCCGTGGTGCAATCGCCTCAGGACTACCGCGACCAGCACGAGAGTGCCTTCAAGAAACTGTGCTACAGCGAGTACAAGGGCTTCTTCCATATCGGCATGGTCACCCGCAACGACCGTGACGCGATCATCCAGCACGGCACCATGACCATGACCCGTCGCGCGGTGCTCGAAGAGCTGGGCTGGGCCGAGTGGTGCATCTGCGAGGACGCCGAGCTGGGCCTGCGCGTGTTCGAGAAAGGCTTGTCGGCCGCCTATGCCCACAACAGCTACGGCAAGGGCCTGATGCCCGACACCTTCATCGACTTCAAGAAGCAGCGCTTCCGCTGGGCCTATGGCGCCATCCAGATCATCAAGCACCATGCCGGCGCCTTGCTGCGCGGCAAGGGCAGCGAGCTGACCCGCGGCCAGCGCTACCACTTCCTGGCCGGCTGGCTGCCGTGGATCGCTGACGGCATGAACATCTTCTTCACCGTCGGCGCGCTGCTGTGGTCGGCGGCGATGATCATCGTGCCGCACCGGGTCGATCCGCCACTGATGATGTTCGCCATCCCGCCGCTGGCGTTGTTCTTCTTCAAGGTCGGCAAGATCGTCTTCCTCTACCGCCGCGCGGTGGGGGTCAACATGAAAGATGCCTTCGCCGCCGCGCTGGCGGGGCTGGCGCTGTCGCACACCATCGCCAAGGCGGTGCTGTACGGGTTCTTCACCAGCAGCATGCCGTTCTTCCGCACACCGAAGAACGCCGACAGCCATGGGCTGCTGGTGGCGATTTCCGAGGCCCGCGAAGAGCTGTTCATCATGTTGTTGCTGTGGGGCGCGGCGCTGGGGATCTACCTGGTGCAGGGGCTGCCGAGTTCGGACATGCGCTTCTGGGTGGCGATGCTGCTGGTGCAGTCGCTGCCATACCTGGCGGCGCTGGTGATGGCGCTGCTGTCGTCGTTGCCGAGACCCGAAGGCCATCCCGTGACGGACGTTGCCTGACCCACACATTAAATAAGGTGACCCGCAACTGGCAATTCTGTCAGTTGCGGATCACTTGGTGGGGCGCTTTACTAAACTGACGAAGCCTACTGAAGTTTGTAGCGTCAAGGAAAGGAAACCATCAAGAACAGCGACTTGATATAAATGCGAGTCACGCCTTGATCAGCAAGAAATACACACACCATGTCTACCTTTGCCACTTGTTTCGAGTTCAAAGGAACAAACAATGGACAGTTTAGCTAACAATATGTCTAACCGAGTAACGGCAACCAGTAGCTTTTCACTCTCAATAGAAGACAGCATACAAGGCTTCATCATGGTCGACGGTAGCGAATACATTCTTCCCGCACAGCTTCAAACCTGGGCAAAATTCGCACTTGAGTGCTGGATCTCCACCAATACAGGAACATACTTCGGCGGTGGACGCAACGTTCATTTCAATAAACCTGACATCACCGTTGAGCACGTCAACGACACAATAAGAAAAACTTACATTACAGCTAACCGAAATACAAACCACTACCCACCATATAGCGTAGAACCCTAACTACATCCAGCCTGTATAACTGAGCCCTGGCACAGGAAATCCGGCATAAACGCGACGTGATTTCTCCGTCACCGAGGCATGGCCATGATCAGATCAAACAAAAAAAACCTGACAACGGTCATTCTGCTCTCCATATTTTTCCTCCTGCCAAGTAAGCTTTCTGCTGCTTCACCCACTGGCAGTTCAATCGCACTCTATGAATTCGAGCCGGCCGTCAGCCGCAATGCCATTGAGCAGTTGCCAAGCACAGAAAAATCTCCCGAACTAACTGCCTTACTCGCTGAACCGACTACCAAGGAAATCAGTCTGGTACGGGTCAATCTTGATGCGGTAAAAGAAAATAACAAGATATTGTCCATCACGTTACCTGATCGTCAGGAAGTACCCTTCGTGCAGGACTACTTCGAGATCACCGCCGAAGGCACAACTGTCTGGGCCGGCGCCCCTCCCTCTGATCGCAGGCAGCGCTTCCCATCCCCCTCCGAAGTGAAGCGGGACCCACTGAACATGCTGTTCATCCAGCATTACGGCGATCACGTACGTGGCGAGATCCGCCTGGCCGGACAGGCCTACCGGCTTGAACCGGCAGGCGCCGGCTTGCATGCCTTGCTCAAGGTGGATCAGGGGCAGACGACCTGCGAGCCGGTCACCGAGAGCGACAACCTGCCAGCAACACCCGCGCCCACCACCAACCGCGCAGCACGCAGCACCATCACCTATCTCATCGTCAGTACCGATGAAGCACGCAAAAAAAATTCACTCATAGAAGAACGCATCGAGAACAGCATGAAGTTTGCGCAGCGGTTTCTGGATAACAGTGATATCGATATCACCTTCGAGAAAGCCGGCTACTACGCGGCCACCTACAGCGAAAATGGA
Coding sequences:
- a CDS encoding Na+/H+ antiporter — translated: MQSAYTVLILLMLVSVSKLVGRLLPLPLPLVQIAAGALLAWPTLGLHVALDPELFLFLFLPPLLFADGWRMPKRELWRLRGPVVGLAVGLVLFTVVGAGYFIHWLLPSIPLPVAFALAAVLSPTDAVAVSAITQDRLPTPLMRMLQGEALMNDASGLVTFKFALVAAVTGVFSLAEASLTFVLVALGGLAVGVALSWLVGRLRMWMITRGWDDPATHVVFMLLLPFAAYVLAERLGVSGILSAVAAGMMQSWLDLLPRQTSTRLLNRSVWSLLEFAFNGLIFLLLGLQLPDIIKAVVTDEATVWPTLAWRCLDVLAIFVTLVMLRFVWVQSIWRMTGLVRRWRGKPALVMMPTARSCWLLTFGGVRGAVTLAGVMSVPLLMGAGKAFPERDLLIFIAAGVILLSLVSAVIALPILLRGVTKSPDERLRQEVQEAWRRTAEAAIHALEAEEVTDANAPQDAAQATLATELKARLMAEYRDELDSYNDTAEARALAEQMDLLERRLRVRALRAQRLELYELHRQHLVGDEVVRQVLGELDMSEANLGQVR
- a CDS encoding type II toxin-antitoxin system RelE/ParE family toxin produces the protein MIRSFRCAETQTLFTTGKTRRWSQIKSIAERKLAMLDAAKALRDLRSPPGNRLEQLSGDRSGQHSIRINDQCRICFNWSDEGPANVEIIDYH
- a CDS encoding HigA family addiction module antitoxin; the protein is MLTNGMRPIHPGEVLREDFQKELGLSAAALARALGVATPTVNNILRERGGVSADMALRLSICLDTTPEFWLNLQSAFDLRTAQQQHGDEIIGSVQRLVA
- a CDS encoding ArsC family reductase, which produces MTYTLYGIKACDTMKKARTWLEEKAIGYDFHDYKTQGIDRDSLNRWCDEHGWEVVLNRAGTTFRKLDDASKADLDQAKAVELMLAQPSMIKRPVLDLGDRTLVGFKPDQYAAALA
- the dapD gene encoding 2,3,4,5-tetrahydropyridine-2,6-dicarboxylate N-succinyltransferase; translation: MSQSLFSLAFGVGTQNRQGAWLEVFYAQPVLKPSAELVAAIAPILGYEGGNQAIAFTTAQAAQLAEAVKGVDAAQAALLTRLAESHKPLVATVLAEDAALASTPEAYLKLHLLSHRLVKPHGVSLAGIFPLLPNVAWTNQGAIDLAELAEQQLEARLKGELLEVFSVDKFPKMTDYVVPAGVRIADTARVRLGAYIGEGTTIMHEGFVNFNAGTEGPGMIEGRVSAGVFVGKGSDLGGGCSTMGTLSGGGNIVIKVGEGCLIGANAGIGIPLGDRNTVEAGLYITAGTKVNLLDENNQLVKVVKARDLAGQTDLLFRRNSLNGAVECKTHKSAIELNEALHAHN
- a CDS encoding aminotransferase class V-fold PLP-dependent enzyme, which encodes MFQPSPWRADFPAIAALHRQHQTYLDSAATTQKPQALLDALSHYYGHGAANVHRAQHLPGALATQAFEATRDKTAAWLNAADARQIVFTHGATSALNLLAYGLEHRFEAGDEIAVSALEHHANLLPWQQLAQRRNLRLVVLPVNDHGHVDLDQALQLIGPRTRLLAISQLSNVLGTWQPLAPLLSHARAQGALSVVDGAQGVVHGRHDVQQLDCDFYVFSSHKLYGPEGVGVLYGRAQALALLRHWQFGGEMVQLADYQSASFRPAPLGFEAGTPPIAGVIGLGATLDYLASLDANAVANHESSLHQHLLRGLADREGIRVLGAPQTALVSFVIEGVHNADIAHLLTEQGIAVRAGHHCAMPLLKGLGLDGAIRVSLGLYTDSDDLQRFFDALDQGLELLR
- a CDS encoding SufE family protein is translated as MSLSAEASQALESFQQARGWEQRARLLMQWGDRLEPLDDSEKTEANQVHGCESLVWLVARQENGQWHYKAASDARLLRGLLALLLVRVQGLASDELAAVDLGDWFSSLGLERQLSPSRSNGLHAVLLKMTELATAH
- the tcdA gene encoding tRNA cyclic N6-threonylcarbamoyladenosine(37) synthase TcdA, whose protein sequence is MSTEDPRFAGVARLYGDDGLQRLRQAHVAIVGIGGVGSWAAEAMARSGVGEITLFDLDDVCVSNTNRQAHALEGQVGRAKVEVMAERLRAINPACTVHAVADFVTRETMAEYITEQLDYVIDCIDSVMAKAALIAWCRRRKIGVVTTGGAGGQIDPTQIQIGDLNKTFNDPLASRVRSTLRRDYNFSRNTSRNYGVPCVFSSEQLRYPKGDGSVCLQKSFVGEGVRLDCAGGFGAVMMVTASFGMVAASKAVEKLVAGARRPAERVKAL
- a CDS encoding glycosyltransferase, producing MSSRKFGLNLVVVLAIAALFTGFWALVNRPVSAPAWPEQISGFSYSPFRLGQSPQKGQYPSEDEIRQDLEQLNKLTDNIRIYTVEGTQAEVPRLAEELGLRVTLGIWISNDLERNEREIEKAIGLANTSRSVVRVVVGNEALFREEVTTAQLIGYLDRVRAAVKVPVTTSEQWHIWKEHPELAKHVDLIAAHILPYWEFVPMKDSVQFVLDRARELRKQFPRKPLLLSEVGWPSNGRMRGGADATQADQAIYLRTLVNTLNRRGYNYFVIEAYDQPWKASDEGSVGAYWGVYNAERQQKFNFEGPIVAIPQWRALAVASVVLAMIALAILLIDGSALRQRGRTFLTFITFLCGSVLVWIAYDYSQQYSTWFSLTVGVLLALGALGVFIVLLTEAHELAEAVWIHKRRREFLPVQGDSAYRPKVSVHVPCYNEPPEMVKQTLDALAALDYPDYEVLVIDNNTKDPAVWEPLQAHCEKLGERFKFFHVAPLAGFKGGALNYLIPHTAQDAEVIAVIDSDYCVDRNWLKHMVPHFADPKIAVVQSPQDYRDQHESAFKKLCYSEYKGFFHIGMVTRNDRDAIIQHGTMTMTRRAVLEELGWAEWCICEDAELGLRVFEKGLSAAYAHNSYGKGLMPDTFIDFKKQRFRWAYGAIQIIKHHAGALLRGKGSELTRGQRYHFLAGWLPWIADGMNIFFTVGALLWSAAMIIVPHRVDPPLMMFAIPPLALFFFKVGKIVFLYRRAVGVNMKDAFAAALAGLALSHTIAKAVLYGFFTSSMPFFRTPKNADSHGLLVAISEAREELFIMLLLWGAALGIYLVQGLPSSDMRFWVAMLLVQSLPYLAALVMALLSSLPRPEGHPVTDVA